From the genome of Methanoregula boonei 6A8:
TAAACCCCGCGTTGTCCGGGTCTACGCGACACCGGGATGTTCCGGCTGCCGTGCGGTTAAGGAATACTTAAAATCGAAGAATGTGGAATTCACCGAGATCGATATCGCCGCAGATGAGAGGGCAAGGACGCTTGTCATGGAAAAAACCGGCCACCTCGGTTCGCCCTATGTCCAGATCGATGATACCTTCATCTTCGGGTTTGACCGGAAAAAACTGGACCAGCTCCTGCAGGGAACTTAACTGATGTGGGTCAGGAATTCAGCCAGTTCTCCGGGCGATATAATAACAGGCATTATAAAGCCTGAAGGTGGCGACATATTTTCCCTGCCACAGGCTCAATGCTGAACACCTGAAGTCTTTACACGGCCTTTGGGATACTTTTTTTTATAACACATTGTTGACTGTGAAAATAGTAAAAAAGTTTTTAGTCCCAATTTTGAGGATTGCTTTTGTTAATCTTCATCTATAATCCCAATGTGCATTATCTTATTTTTAAGGAAATTACATAAAGAAAATGCTATATATCATGATTTGCTAAAGGAAATCGATTAAAAATGGGAAAACCTTATGACAGTGAAAAAGAAGCCAGTGCTAAATGCCGCAATGGAGAAAAAACTGTAAAAGATATGACAACGGGTAAATATCATAATGTTCGCGCCCGTCCAAAGAAGACTAAAAAAAGTTCTGGGCTGTTAACAGCTGACAAACTTGTCCCAATTAAGCATAAATGGGGACAATAAAACCGAAATAATTCCGTTGAATTTCGATCAAGCCATTTCTTTTCTTTCTGTCTAATTTTTGATATATTATTGCTGTGAGTTATTCTATATGAGCCCAGTCCCCAGTCCAGACAGTTATTCTATATGAGCCGAGAGAGGGACAGCGGCAAGCCGCCATCCCTCGGGGGGGCAGCCTTGATGCATGAGCGAATGACGTTCCACTGAGGGCAGCCCTTTCAGGGCTGTAATGACGACGGCCAAGAAGGGTATTCATTTTTACTTTTTTCAAAGTTGACTGAGTGACATTTTTAAATATACGTGGGTGAACAGCGAAAATAAAAACAGGGTACTAGGAAAGTTTCGCAAGCGATTCGCGGATAAATGCAGGGATATCTGCCGGTTTCCTGCTTGATACCAGGTTCCCGTCTACGACAACCTCTTTATCGACATATTCCGCCCCGGCATTTCTGATATCCTGGACAAGCGACATCCAGCCGGTGACCCTCCGTCCTTTGAGAACCTGGGCCGTAATGAGGAGCTGGGCCGCATGGCAAATCGCAAACACCGGTTTCTTTTTCTCAAAGAAATCTGCGGCAAACCGTACTGCATTGGCATCGGCCCGGAGCCGGTCCGGCGAGTACCCTCCCGGGATAAAGAGTGCATCGAAATCGTCTGCCGTGACGTCCCGGGCAGCTTTCTCAATCAGTACCGGGGTCCCGTATTCCCCTTTCACCGTGGATCCCGCAACCAGTCCCACGTGCACGATTGTGTGCCCGGCATTCCTGAACGCATCCACCGGCCGCTGATATTCGACATCCTGGAACATATCCGTAAGAATAACTGCAATCTTTTTCAATACTTCACCTCCTGCCCCTGACCGCTGTTGCGGTAAGGATTACGTGAACGAGTGCCGTTTTCCCAGATAAAAGCATTCATCGTACTCAGTTTTCCCCTGCGGATTTTGCCAGGGTCAATGGGTTTTTTACCTATGAGGTTTAGTATCATCCATCGGGTCCGGCCATGATGCGCACCATACAAGACCCGGACAGGAGAGACGATGACGGAAACACTGCGTGTTGAACAGGACCTTATTTCGGACCTGCTGGCCCGGCTTTCGGATAACGGCAGGAAAGGAAAAGAGGCTGCAATTGAAGCCCTTGCCGTAAGCACCGAAGACGATGACTGGAGACCGGATGAGCTGATTCGTCAGGGAGGCATAACGATCATCAGGGATATGCTGCAGGAAAAAAACGAGCACATCGTCTATTCAGCACTGCAGATTATTACCGCCATTGCGGCTGCCGGGGCAACAGAGGCGCTTATCGAAGAAGGCGTTATTGCCAGTCTGGACTCCCTGCAGGATTACAAAAAACCCGGAATAAGGGAAAAAGTCCGGGAAGCGCTTGCCCTGCTTCAGCCCGAGACAGAAGAAGCTGTGATATCAAAACCGCAGGACGAATATTAGGGACTGCAAAAGGGGTCTGTCAGGTTGTCAGCCGTTCTGGACCTGATCGCACAAAAGAAACGTGACAGCCTGCCTGAGACCTGACAGGACCGCCGGAGAACAAAAATAGCGTCAGGTACAAAAAAACGCAAGGACGGGTTTCTAAAACTCTGAAAGTCCCCTCGCAACAGGTAACAATCCATTGTTTATTTCTTAAAGAAAAAACCGGCAGGTTTTCCCTCTTTTTTAATATTCTTTTCCTGTGTTTCAAAATTTGTTTCAAAACCTGTTTTTCAGGCGAGGTGCTATAAAAGGCCTGTCTCTAACCAGAAAGCAGTCAGGATTCACTCCTGTGAAAAAAACACAATAGCCCGGGGAACTAATTCCCGCCAGGGTAAATGCAGGAAAAAAAGGTGACGCCCATGGAGGAAAAAACGCAGGAACTTTTAAAAAAATTCGAGCAGGACTACGAGGTCTATGTCAGCGCGACCGACAAACAGACCTACTGGATCATCTATGCAAGGATCCCCAAAGGAAAGGCGCAGGGCGTGCACAACCTGCATACCGCAAGGAAGTACATATCCGGGCCAAACCAGGAGGGAAATGTGCTTATCCTGCCCGACCCCGATAACTCCGATGCGTATCTCGCGGAATCCTGGGGGACAATGGAAACGATCGATGATTTTATTAAAAAAAGCCTCCCCCATATCCTGGCTGACAAGGAAGCATCAGACCAGAACGAGGGGACATGCGGCGCGAGCTGCAGCTGATACCTGAAAAAAAAGAGGTGTGAAATTATGGAGTTATTACCTCAATCACAAAAAAAGGTCCTTGAGATCCTTGGCACCGGTGGTGCCATGACCCACAAGGAGATTGCAGAAAAAATAGCCTATTCCCCAAGGACAGTACGGTATGCGTTAAAAAAACTCAAAGAAAAAAAGCTCCTCATACGGAAGATGAACCTGCAGGACATGCGTCAGGTCATTTACCAGTACCCGGTTCCTTCCCCGCAGGAAACCGGGGAAGCCAGGCAGTGATCCGGACTCCGCCCGGGTTATTTTCTTTTTTTTCAATAGTTTCAAACCTTGTTTCAAAATCTGATTTTCGTAAAAGCTTCTATTATATCTCCCAAAAGAAGGTCAGGATAATTAAAAAAAAATTCCCCCGCTTGGCCGGATTAAAACTCACTCATGCAAAAAGCGGGAGGAACAGGCACCAGGTAAAAAAAGAGCAGGTAGGGAGGCAAAAACATGCCAGAGGTCTGTATCGGATTTGAAGTGCACCAGCCATTCAGGCTCAACCGGCACTTCTCACCGGATCCAAAGAAGAAGGAAAAGGATCTGGAGGCACTCTATTTTGACGAACTCAACCGTGAGGTTCTGGAACGGGTGGCAGAAAAATGCTACCTGCCGGCCACCCGGATCATCCTGGATAAACTGGACGAAGGATTCTGCTGTACGTTCTCCTTTTCCGGTACGCTTATCGAACAGCTGGAACGGTGGAAGCCTGATGTCCTGTCCCTCTTTGACCAGGTTGCCCGGCATAAAAATTCCGAGATCCTCGGGCAGACATACTACCACAGCATTGCCGGCTGTTTTGGCGATAAATCGGAATTCATCGAGCAGGCCGGGATGCATGCCGACCTGATGTACGATCAGTTTAAGACCCGTCCGAATGTCTTTGAGAATACCGAGTTCACGTTCAACAACCAGATCGCCTCCTGCGTAAAGAAGATGGGATATGCCGGGATCTTCACCGAGGGAGTAGACCGGATCCTTGACTGGCGCAGCCCGCACCATATCTATTCCTGCAACGATCTGCCCGTCCTCCTCCGCGACGTCCAGCTCTCCGACGATATCGCGTTCCGGTTTGGCAACCAGGGCTGGGACAAGTACCCGCTGACTGCGGATACCTATGCCGGCTGGATCAGCGGTACAACGGGTGACGTGGTAAACATCTTCCTTGATTACGAGACCTTTGGCGAGCATTTCTGGAAAGAGACCGGGATCTTCAATTTCCTCTCCTACCTTCCTGAAGAACTAGAAAAACGGGGAGTCAGGACAATACTTCCCACGGAAGTCCTGGAACGTTACCCGCCGGTCGGCACGATTGATGTCGTGGACACTATCTCCTGGGCAGATGTTGAAAAGGATGTGTCGGCGTGGATGGGAAACGAGCGGCAGCATACGGCTTATTCGGCCATCCAGAAAGCAGCTGCGTTTGCTAAGGATAAGACCATCTGGCGGTACCTCCAGACAAGCGACCACTTCTATTACATGGCCTCCAAGTACGGGACCTGCGGCGAAGTGCACAACTATTTCAGCCACCACGAGGCAGAGGACGCATTTAAGACGTACATGTCCGTTCTTGCTGATTTTGAGAAACGGGAGGTCCGGTTCATGAAGAACAAGCGGTCGGCAAAGACGCTGCGGACCCTGACCCCGGAAGAGGCGTTCCATTTCGCCTCGCCCTCAGGCTATGTCGGGTATGCCGCATACAGCCTCGACCAGTTCTGCAGTCTGCTCAAGGTAGTACCTTCAGATTCGATCGCCTACCACCAGGAGCGGGGAGATATCGCGCACTGGATCGAACATGTCCTTTCAGACCAGAAATTATCCGGGGAGATCAACGGCATTACAGACCGGCAGGAGCTCTTTACGATACTTGACGAGAGGAGGAAACTGCTATGGAGTCACTTAACGTAGCATTTTTCTGCTGGGAATCGCTTTATGCCGAACGCGTAGGGGGGCTCGCGAGTGCGGCAACACGGCTTGCAGAGAGCCTTGCAAAAGATCACACCGTGCATTTCTTTACCCGGGGATGGACAAAAGACCAGGAGATCAATGGCGTCTCGTATCATTACTGCAGGCCCCAGGGGAACAACACCGTGCAGTACTGCGAGGACATGAGCAACCAGATGGTCGACCAGTTCCGGCAGTCCGACAGGAAAGAAAAGTTTGATATCCTGCACTTCCATGACTGGCATCCCGTGCAGGCGCTCCACCGGCTTCAGGACCGGGATACCATCCTTACATTCCATTCCACGGAGTACGGCAGGAACGGGAACCAGTACGGCGACTGGTGGGAGTATAAGGAGATCTCCGGCAAGGAATGGTATGGCGGGCTTATCGCAAAGAAGGTGACCGCGGTCTCAAGTGTCATGAAACGGGAAGTGATGCAGCTCTATAATATCCCTGACTGGAAATGCGACGTGGTGCCAAACGGTATCGTGCCGCAACAGTACCGGGCCAGTATCGATCCCGGGGACGTGAAACGGGCATACGGGATCCATCCCTATGCGCCCCTGATCCTTTTCATCGGCCGTCTCGTATACCAGAAAGGCCCGGACCTGTTTATCGAGGCTCTGCGGAAGGTGTGCCACGACCGCTGGGATGCAAAGGTGATTGTGGCCGGGGACGGCGGGATGCGGCAGTATCTCCAGGACCGGGCACGGGACCTTCCCGTCAATTTTGTCGGGTATATCCCGGACTCTGAATACATCCGGCTCCTGAATGCCTGCGACCTCGTGGTCATCCCGAGCAGGAACGAGCCGTTCGGCCTTGTGCTGCTCGAAGCATGGAGCGCGGAAAAACCGGTGGTGGCCTGTGATGTCGGCGGCCTTTCCGAGAACATCGACACGTTTGTCAACGGCATCAAGGTGCAGCCGGAACCGGATTCGATTGCATGGGGAATCGGTGCGATGATCGACGATCCCACGACAGCGCAGGTGCGGGGACGGAGGGGACGGGCAAAAGTGGACCGGCAGTTCCTCTGGAGCCCGATCGCACGCCGTATGGCAGACACCTATTCGCGGGCATGCGGGTGAACCCCATGGATGGGCGCTCGTTTCACGCGTCAGGATACGTATACCGTTCGATCGCAGGTAAGAATGAGGGAATCCTATGAGTTTATTCTCCCCGTACGTTTTAGGTGACCTCGTGCTTGCAAACCGGATGATAATGGCGCCGATGACCCGGTGCCGCGCCATCGACTGCAATGTCCCGGGTCCGCTCTCGGTCATATACTATGTCCAGCGGGCAGCGGCCGGTCTCATCATCACTGAAGGTTCCCAGGTCAGCCCGCAGGGCGTGGGGTTTATCCGGACGCCCGGGATTTATTCGGATGAGCAGGTTGCCGGCTGGAAGAAGGTAACTTCTGCCGTCCACCAGGCCGGGGGAAAGATGTTTATCCAGCTCTGGCACGTGGGCCGCGTGTCGCACCCGGATTTTCTCGACGGTGGCCTCCCGGTTGCGCCCTCTGCCCTCCCGGTCAACGAGGTGATTCACACGCCCTTGGGAAAGATGATGATCCCCATCCCACGGGCGCTCGGGCTTACGGAGATCCCAAAGATCGTGCATGAGTTCCAGGACGCCGCAGCCTATGCCAAAGAGGCGGGGTTTGACGGCGTCGAGATCCATGGGGCAAACGGGTACCTGCTGGACCAGTTCCTGCGGGACGGTTCAAACCATCGTACCGACCGGTACGGGGGAAGCCTTGCAAACCGGGCACGTCTTCCCATAGAGATAACAGAAGCGGTAGTTGCGGTCTGGGGTGCAAAAAAGGTAGGCTACCGGATCTCGCCGCACTTCAACCTCCATGCAATGTCGGACACGCACCCCCGGGAAACTTTCGGGCACCTGGCAGACCGGCTCAGTAAACTCGGCATCGCGTACATTCACCTTGTTGAACCGGTCGGCGGCAAACTGGGGGAGGTAAGCCCGGATGCGCAGATGGCCCCGCTCATCCGCAAGAAATTCGACGGGGCCCTGATCCTGAACGGGGGGTACGACAAAGAGAGCGCAACCCGGGTAATTGAAGACGGCCTTGCAGACCTTGTGGCATTTGGCACCCTGTTCCTTGCAAACCCGGATCTTCCCGAGCGTTTCAAGAGAGGTGCACCGCTGAACACGGAAGACCCGGCAACGTTCTATACCGGTGAGGAAAAGGGGTACACGGATTACCCTGCACTGGGAAAGTAAGACCGGTTTTTCCGGGATTTTTGTCCAGGTTCTGCCAGGTTGTCTGCAGTCCGGTTCTCTTTTTCTTTTAAAAAAAAATTGACAACCGGCCAGACCTCACAGAACCCTGTCATGATATATTCCCGTTTGGCACAAAAAAACAACAGAAGATACAATACCTGTCTTGTTTGTCCGGACAGGTCAGGAGGGAAAGAACCATGCAGAAAAAGACGGTGGAGGATGAAGAGGTATATGGGAAACGGGTGCTCGTGAGGGCTGATTTCAATGTGCCCATGGACCGGAACGGTACGATCGAAGACGACACCCGGATCCGGGCCTGTCTTCCCACGATCACCTATCTGATCGATCACCGGGCCCGGATCATCCTCTGCTCCCATCTCGGCAGGCCGCAGGGCAGGGTAGATGGGCACCTGAGACTGGAGCCGGTAGCGCGGCGACTGTCAGAACTCTTGCAAAGGCCGGTCAAGCCGCTCAGGGAGGCGATCGGACCCGAAGTTGAGCGGGCTGTATCCGGCATGGAAAACGGCGAGATCATCCTCCTGGAAAACCTGAGGTTCTACCCGGGCGATGAAGAGAACGATCCCGGTTTTGCCCGTGAACTTGCCAGTCTGGCGGATCTCTTTGTTAACGATGCCTTTGGCGCAAGCCACCGGGCACACGCATCGGTTGTAGGACTGGCAGCGTATCTTCCCTGCGTAGCCGGTCTCCTAATGGAAAAGGAGATCGAGAGACTCGGCAGTCTTCTTGAGAACCCCAGGAGGCCTTTTGCAGCCATCATGGGCGGGGCAAAAGTGGAGGAGAAGATCGGAATTCTGGAAAATATCATTTCCAAAGTGGATCTCATCCTTATCGGGGGCGGGATGAGTGCCACGTTTTTAAAGGGCCAGGGCTGGGATGCGGGAATCTCTCCTGTGGAACCGGACAAGATGGAAATAGTCAGGGCGATTATGCAGAAAGCAGGAGCCCTTGGTGTAAGGATCCTGCTTCCACAGGATGTAATTGTCACGGAAAAACTAAAAACCGGTGCCATTGCCCGGGGGGTGAGCGCACAGCAGATCCCCGCCGATAGCATAATAGCGGATATCGGGCCCCAGACCATTACGGAGTTTACAAAAGAGCTCAAAAACTGCCGGACTGTGGTATGGAACGGGCCGATGGGGGTCTTTGAGATCCCGCAGTTTTCCGAAGGGACAAAATCCATTGCCACGGCTCTTGCAGATCTCCATGCTATGACGATAGTCGGGGGTGGTTCAACGGCCGAGGCCGTGACAAAGCTCGGGCTTTCCGGCAAAATGACCCATGTCTCAACCGGCGGAGGAGCAACCCTCCTGTTCCTCTCGGGAAAGATACTGCCCGGGATAGCGGTCCTGGCGGACAAGGAGTGATATTCATCATTTTTGGGATTTTTTCCGCATCAGGCACAAGAGAAACGGAGGATGAGGGGATTTTCGGGTAACGTTCCCGGTCGTGCGGTCAGGTCACAGTCAAATCCGGATTGCAGAATCCAAAAGAAAAATGACAACCTGCACAAGACCTGACGGAACCGGGAGGCCTGGTACCTTAGATCTTCTGGTTATCGTTTACCTCTGAATGGATCGTTTCTCCAGAGCAAAACATCGTTTTTATACTTCAGATGCTGAGCCGGACTTTTTCCGGGAGCTCATCGTGGGAAATCCTCATGTACCTCAAGGTCCCCTCAACGCTGGTGGCTCGCGGTAAGAACCAGTCCCGCTTTCCTGATCAGGTAATAGCCTGCCCCAAGACCTACCACGATAACGCCTATTCCCATCAGTTCAATCCCGTACTCGATCCCACTCATGCCTGTTGGATCGAGCAGGATCACACTCCGTGCCACCGCAATAATTGCAAGGATAAGAACGATCTCCACGTGGATCTCTTTTTCCCGGAAGTACGCCTTGATGGTATCGAGCAATTCCACTCCAATAAGGATGAGAAGGAAGGACCCAAGCACCGAGATCACCTCCTGCACAGCATTAAGCTCGTGAGCTTCCAGTTGGGCAGAGTTGCCGGTTGCAAGCGATAAAACCAGGAAATACCCGAGATCTACGATAGCGACAATGATCACGGCAATCAGCATGAACATCAGGCCGGCATAGATAACTTTCTCAAACTTTTCGACAGCATCTATGATATCCATCAGGTATACCTCATACGACCCTTTCCCAAAAGACGCTCTTTAGGTATTTTTTGTACTCTCTTCAAGGTCCCGGATCCAACTCGCAACAGCCCGGAGCACGGTGATGGTCTTTTCGGTCTTGTGGAGTTTTCCGGTCTGGGTAAAAATCCCGTCATTATTCTGCGAGATCACTTCGCTTATCACCCATACGCCGAAGGGATCAGCCCTCACGGAAAGACCCCCGGAAAAGCCCGGGCAGTTGATGAAGAGTTCTCCCGATTCATAGTCAATGTCAATTTTTAGTTTGCGGTCATCAGTCTGTACCATCTTTTTCAGATACACGGACAGGTCGTGTGTTGTCAGGATCGTTTCAACATCTTCTGGTCGTAACATACGTTTCTCATCTCGTTTACTGCGGTTTGGGACAGTCCCTGCATGCTCCTTTTGGGAGATCCAAAAAAGGAGCGTTTCTTTTGTCACCCTCTGATACGGGGCCCCGGTCCGGCCAGGGAAAGGCACACAATGTTAAGATTGCCCGGTCTGTGTCATCTTCTTTGAGGGCCTGATGGTCGAAGGCGGGTTGGTATGGGCCGGGAGCTCGTCGCCATGGAGACGGGAATGGGCATCATGCCGGGGAGAAAGCACCGGTTTTACCTGCGGGTGGTGGGCTGCATGGGGAGGATTTGCGGGGTGGTGGCGTTCCCCTTCCCTGTTGCGTTCCTGGTCCTGCCCGGCGGATGAACCGCGGTGCGACTGCGGGTCGCGGGTATGTGTTTTGGGATCGTGGTGTGGTGACATAGGCAATACTCCCGCTGCCTGCTGATAAAACAATGTATAAATACAAGGCTTGTGGGGGAAAGAAAAATGTATTACCGCCAGGACCGGTCTCCTGCATCACGGACAGGCCGTTTGTAAAATCCCCTTGGCTCAGGGGACCACGAAAAAAGACCGGATGGGCACCGTAATTTTTTTTACTAACCGGACCGGGTATGCACCATTCAGGCAACCGGCATTTCCGGCATCATAGTCAGGAGTTCATTCCGGTCAATCTCAGGGTGCCGGGAGAGATACTCTAAAATTGCTGCCCTGCGCACTTCCGCAGATGCGTGGGTCGCACAAATGTGTATAAGTTCCAGGCTTGTTTTGAGAGCCATCATAACCGATCACCCCCTCTTTAGTACGGGGAATTATTTCAGGATTCCCGACGGATCGGTCACGAGAGGTATACCCTGCACTATAGACTCAATAGGAAATTTTGTGCCCCGGTAGCGCCGGGGGACTTTGGCCTGAGGGGGATTATTGTTTTACACCGGCCGACTGTTGTCTGCCGCAATCTATGGTAAGGAAAATTCCCAACGCCAGGAAGAACAACCCGCCAACTAAGAAAATGAGAAGCATCAGGTGTGCTGCTTCACCGGTATAACCAAAGGTAATGTTCAACCCGCAGAAGAGGAGGAAGAGCACACCCATCCCGATACAACAGAGACTTTCCCCCACCCGATAGAGCAAATCCCAGCAATCGTCGGTCATCTGCAAAATTCACCAGCGATGAAGAAGTGATTTTTCCACTGGATGTATTCAATGTTGGGTTTTGTCTGGTACGCTGATGTATCCGGGGGTGAAGAACAGTGGCTGGCACGTTTTTTTTTAGCCGGGCGGGGTGACACTGCAGGTTTCCGGAGATCCTTCTAATCCCTGTGAACGGGAAGTGCCCCGGCTCCCGGCGGGATGTATCCTGTGGGAAAGCGGGAATAAGAAACCTCATTATCTTCCGGAAAAAAAGACTCTTTCATGGAACAAGCAGAGAGAGCCCGTGATCTCCCCGGGAACCACACCCGGTCCGGGCCCAGCCTGACTGCGGAACGGGTGGCTGCATTCCGGGCAGCCGAATCAGCGCTGCAGGAGGATCAGAGGGTATGCTACGATCCGTATGCGATCCGGTTTACTGATCCCGATCACCTTGACGAGCTGACAGAATATACCGACAACCATTTCCCCGGGCTCCGGAATTATATTGCTGCACGGGCCCGGCATTTTGACGATGTCATTACTCTTGCGGCAAAGACCGGGCTCGAACAGCTGGTGATCCTGGGTGCTGGGTACGATACCCGGGCGTACCGGATCGCGGAGTTTAAGGGCCGCGTGCGGGTCTTTGAACTCGATCATCCCGATACCCAGGAGGTAAAAAAAGAGAAGATTGAGGAACTTTTCAGAGGGCTTCCCAAAGATGTCGTGTATGTCCCGGTGGATCTTGAGACGCAGGACTGGGGCCGCCGTCTGCTGGAAGCCGGGTATTCCCCGGAGAAAAAGACCCTGTTTGTCATGGAAGGACTGATCATGTACCTCACTCCCACGGCCATTGATGCGATCCTGTCCTTTGTGGTCAATAACTCCGGCAAAAACAGTGCCGTGCTCTTTGATTATCCGGCAGAGACCGGTGACACTGATGCCTCATCCCGGGAGATGAGAGAAGATCTCGGGAACCATACCGCCCGGCATGGCGAACCGATCCTGTTTTCCATGCCAAAGGAAGGCCCGGGAGCATTCCTCCGCGCCCGGGGCTTTTCCCGGCTCAGGATTACAACCGGGGAGGAGTACCGTGGCCTGTATTTCAACCGGAAAAAGGAAGGACGGGAACTCCTCACTACGTCATCGTTTATGTATGCAGTAAGAGGGGACCGGTAAAAGAAACCGGGAATTCCTTTTTTTTAGAGAATGAGATTTTCCCTAAGAATTTTCATCGTATAACAATACGTGGGGACAATCCCCGGGTCCCGTGAACGTATCAGCACCCCATTACGGGGAGAATACGTGGCCGGATCATTTCGAATACAACAATCCAGGTTCTGTTTTTGGATTTGCACGGGATTTGGCCGTAAAAACGGGTAAATATATTTATTGTGGAAAATTTAGTATACACTATATGAAACTGCTCATGGGATTTATCGTCCTTCTTGTCGCACTGGTGGCGGTCACCGGTTGCACCCAGACCGCATCGCCTTCAGTACAGACCACAACCGCAACAACTGCTCCGGCAACTACTGCGGTCACAACGGTGACAACTGCCGTTCCCACAACGATTGCAACCACAGTACCGGTAAACACTACTGCTGAGGAAACCCTGTCCTGGGAGGCCACACCCACCCCGGCATCCATGGTCACGATCATCCATCTGACGAGCGCCGGGTTCACTCCTGAAACCGATATCGTCCTGCCGGGCACCAGTGTCTTCTTTGCGAACAATGACAATGTCACCCACACGATCGTAGGCATCGGTAACAGCACCGGCACGTTCAACTCAGGTGAGATTATCCCGGGTTCAGCATTCCCGTACACATTTGGTATAAAATCGGGGATCCTTTACTATGGTCTGGCAGACAATGCCTCAGTGATGGGGACCATTATCGTCCAGCCGCCTTCCGGTACAA
Proteins encoded in this window:
- a CDS encoding glycoside hydrolase family 57 protein, which codes for MPEVCIGFEVHQPFRLNRHFSPDPKKKEKDLEALYFDELNREVLERVAEKCYLPATRIILDKLDEGFCCTFSFSGTLIEQLERWKPDVLSLFDQVARHKNSEILGQTYYHSIAGCFGDKSEFIEQAGMHADLMYDQFKTRPNVFENTEFTFNNQIASCVKKMGYAGIFTEGVDRILDWRSPHHIYSCNDLPVLLRDVQLSDDIAFRFGNQGWDKYPLTADTYAGWISGTTGDVVNIFLDYETFGEHFWKETGIFNFLSYLPEELEKRGVRTILPTEVLERYPPVGTIDVVDTISWADVEKDVSAWMGNERQHTAYSAIQKAAAFAKDKTIWRYLQTSDHFYYMASKYGTCGEVHNYFSHHEAEDAFKTYMSVLADFEKREVRFMKNKRSAKTLRTLTPEEAFHFASPSGYVGYAAYSLDQFCSLLKVVPSDSIAYHQERGDIAHWIEHVLSDQKLSGEINGITDRQELFTILDERRKLLWSHLT
- a CDS encoding alkene reductase, which produces MSLFSPYVLGDLVLANRMIMAPMTRCRAIDCNVPGPLSVIYYVQRAAAGLIITEGSQVSPQGVGFIRTPGIYSDEQVAGWKKVTSAVHQAGGKMFIQLWHVGRVSHPDFLDGGLPVAPSALPVNEVIHTPLGKMMIPIPRALGLTEIPKIVHEFQDAAAYAKEAGFDGVEIHGANGYLLDQFLRDGSNHRTDRYGGSLANRARLPIEITEAVVAVWGAKKVGYRISPHFNLHAMSDTHPRETFGHLADRLSKLGIAYIHLVEPVGGKLGEVSPDAQMAPLIRKKFDGALILNGGYDKESATRVIEDGLADLVAFGTLFLANPDLPERFKRGAPLNTEDPATFYTGEEKGYTDYPALGK
- a CDS encoding cupredoxin domain-containing protein; this translates as MKLLMGFIVLLVALVAVTGCTQTASPSVQTTTATTAPATTAVTTVTTAVPTTIATTVPVNTTAEETLSWEATPTPASMVTIIHLTSAGFTPETDIVLPGTSVFFANNDNVTHTIVGIGNSTGTFNSGEIIPGSAFPYTFGIKSGILYYGLADNASVMGTIIVQPPSGTTTYHSA
- a CDS encoding phosphoglycerate kinase, with translation MQKKTVEDEEVYGKRVLVRADFNVPMDRNGTIEDDTRIRACLPTITYLIDHRARIILCSHLGRPQGRVDGHLRLEPVARRLSELLQRPVKPLREAIGPEVERAVSGMENGEIILLENLRFYPGDEENDPGFARELASLADLFVNDAFGASHRAHASVVGLAAYLPCVAGLLMEKEIERLGSLLENPRRPFAAIMGGAKVEEKIGILENIISKVDLILIGGGMSATFLKGQGWDAGISPVEPDKMEIVRAIMQKAGALGVRILLPQDVIVTEKLKTGAIARGVSAQQIPADSIIADIGPQTITEFTKELKNCRTVVWNGPMGVFEIPQFSEGTKSIATALADLHAMTIVGGGSTAEAVTKLGLSGKMTHVSTGGGATLLFLSGKILPGIAVLADKE
- a CDS encoding glycosyltransferase family 4 protein — translated: MESLNVAFFCWESLYAERVGGLASAATRLAESLAKDHTVHFFTRGWTKDQEINGVSYHYCRPQGNNTVQYCEDMSNQMVDQFRQSDRKEKFDILHFHDWHPVQALHRLQDRDTILTFHSTEYGRNGNQYGDWWEYKEISGKEWYGGLIAKKVTAVSSVMKREVMQLYNIPDWKCDVVPNGIVPQQYRASIDPGDVKRAYGIHPYAPLILFIGRLVYQKGPDLFIEALRKVCHDRWDAKVIVAGDGGMRQYLQDRARDLPVNFVGYIPDSEYIRLLNACDLVVIPSRNEPFGLVLLEAWSAEKPVVACDVGGLSENIDTFVNGIKVQPEPDSIAWGIGAMIDDPTTAQVRGRRGRAKVDRQFLWSPIARRMADTYSRACG
- a CDS encoding type 1 glutamine amidotransferase domain-containing protein, with amino-acid sequence MKKIAVILTDMFQDVEYQRPVDAFRNAGHTIVHVGLVAGSTVKGEYGTPVLIEKAARDVTADDFDALFIPGGYSPDRLRADANAVRFAADFFEKKKPVFAICHAAQLLITAQVLKGRRVTGWMSLVQDIRNAGAEYVDKEVVVDGNLVSSRKPADIPAFIRESLAKLS
- a CDS encoding phosphate-starvation-inducible PsiE family protein — encoded protein: MDIIDAVEKFEKVIYAGLMFMLIAVIIVAIVDLGYFLVLSLATGNSAQLEAHELNAVQEVISVLGSFLLILIGVELLDTIKAYFREKEIHVEIVLILAIIAVARSVILLDPTGMSGIEYGIELMGIGVIVVGLGAGYYLIRKAGLVLTASHQR
- a CDS encoding winged helix-turn-helix transcriptional regulator, whose amino-acid sequence is MELLPQSQKKVLEILGTGGAMTHKEIAEKIAYSPRTVRYALKKLKEKKLLIRKMNLQDMRQVIYQYPVPSPQETGEARQ
- a CDS encoding SAM-dependent methyltransferase, with the protein product MEQAERARDLPGNHTRSGPSLTAERVAAFRAAESALQEDQRVCYDPYAIRFTDPDHLDELTEYTDNHFPGLRNYIAARARHFDDVITLAAKTGLEQLVILGAGYDTRAYRIAEFKGRVRVFELDHPDTQEVKKEKIEELFRGLPKDVVYVPVDLETQDWGRRLLEAGYSPEKKTLFVMEGLIMYLTPTAIDAILSFVVNNSGKNSAVLFDYPAETGDTDASSREMREDLGNHTARHGEPILFSMPKEGPGAFLRARGFSRLRITTGEEYRGLYFNRKKEGRELLTTSSFMYAVRGDR